The following proteins are co-located in the Seriola aureovittata isolate HTS-2021-v1 ecotype China chromosome 7, ASM2101889v1, whole genome shotgun sequence genome:
- the LOC130171857 gene encoding chemerin-like receptor 1 isoform X1, translated as MVNVSITSNSSTTSGLDSTGRYNYLAIATMVIYSVIFLVGTMGNGLVIYVTGCRMKKTVNSIWFLNLALADFLFTAFLLFMIISVSQDYQWHFGHFMCKLNNFVGVVNMFASVFLLMAISLDRCLSIWVVVWAQNKRTTRKAQIITAVIWVAAVVCSIPYATFRGLRKANGKTYCTSISESPKLILTTFRFVMGFFIPFLVICISYVAIGIRARRLNRTRTRRSRRIIFSIVLAFFICWLPFHVVHFIELKMQTNPKLIDIVKTLGPIALCLAFMNSCLNPILYVFMCDEFQKKLKQSICVVLESALAEDRLSLMSSRSLSSHLSRISRKSESAAPTERKGTGTSLNFTECKVLETGERETLSTE; from the exons ATGGTGAATG TCAGCATCACTTCCAATTCAAGCACCACATCTGGGTTGGACTCGACTGGCAGATACAATTACTTGGCTATAGCCACTATGGTCATCTACTCTGTGATATTTCTGGTTGGGACAATGGGCAATGGTTTGGTCATCTATGTGACAGGCTGCAGAATGAAGAAAACGGTTAACTCAATTTGGTTTCTCAACCTGGCCCTGGCTGACTTCCTCTTTACAGCCTTCCTGCTTTTCATGATCATCAGTGTCTCTCAGGATTACCAATGGCATTTTGGACATTTCATGTGCAAGCTCAACAACTTTGTGGGTGTAGTCAACATGTTTGCCAGCGTCTTTCTTCTGATGGCCATAAGTCTGGACCGTTGTCTGTCCATCTGGGTGGTGGTGTGGGCACAAAACAAGCGGACGACTCGCAAAGCTCAGATCATAACTGCTGTCATCTGGGTGGCTGCTGTGGTATGTAGCATACCTTATGCAACTTTTCGTGGGCTTCGGAAAGCGAACGGGAAGACTTATTGTACTTCTATAAGTGAATCACCAAAATTGATTCTCACCACTTTTCGCTTTGTTATGGGCTTCTTCATCCCATTCCTGGTAATATGCATCTCCTATGTGGCCATAGGGATTCGTGCAAGGCGCCTAAATAGGACAAGGACTCGTAGATCTCGGCGAATTATTTTTTCTATAGTTCTTGCATTCTTCATCTGCTGGTTGCCCTTCCATGTTGTTCATTTTATAGAATTAAAGATGCAAACTAACCCAAAACTAATTGATATTGTTAAAACTTTAGGTCCTATAGCTTTGTGTCTGGCTTTTATGAACAGCTGCCTGAACCCCATTctctatgtgtttatgtgtgatgAATTCCAGAAGAAGCTCAAGCAGTCCATATGCGTAGTCTTAGAGAGTGCCCTGGCAGAGGACCGCCTGTCACTTATGTCCTCTCGCTCCTTGTCCTCCCACCTCTCACGGATTTCCCGGAAGTCTGAATCTGCTGCACCTACAGAGAGGAAAGGCACAGGCACTTCCTTAAACTTCACAGAATGCAAAGTGCTCGAAACTGGGGAGAGGGAAACACTGAGCACTGAATAA
- the proser3 gene encoding proline and serine-rich protein 3 isoform X1, whose amino-acid sequence MKSSGSLFTRQNPFQPASRVGKAHYHPSCNQSLSKKQKKTTLSPVHSNPQSSPQLHSLSPENQQPSNRCDPHFAAPDGQHLFSESWPTTDCRSSPATSSDMEIPEQSARAGKSTTSSELGVQQDSVLAKYIERFRHGRPQSREARQQMASAIGEEQLPFWWMSPSSLPPSSTPTKTADTDLRDDHMPAIFSPAGQHRRDRSPSPCRGSLSILSDTSLGEFDDTEILHLQERASRLLLREYEDHACILSDGSIPVSSEGLGCSDFSSPVSIDEPVRRPLIPSLIKSTTVQARSRSNSAQKSVLPSLVPPTRPEEDILFQWRLRRKMEQAREWPQPLNHSSHQSTAFSWQAPSLSHPSTAGQAYKQQQSTPPPELTQRNTHPHVIAPQPEVKEAHRSCPPASGPPPSPVYVVSGSSVSQPQSVAHVPAHTHLLCDVLPCPIQSSHARAQQNISQRLDESHTKVVSKKTQIPGNSADIMTDEPIREHISSSTCASSGAIEEEWPLHNRRFESNKKEKAQRKESEKTEKKTATSIRRQKKSTRYTVDKQHTDGPSCTKRSSPRQRLPKKVMPLAEQQQQEGSQSFSSESCTGDYAPPPSPIHSALGQVVSEVLFSTVDSSPAQRSPVTLASPPCAASASAPPQSTVPPCNTQNSMEVISQLLQEAEDSDEKEFDDDPLLQVLRKQRKWVKEQISEVDSMLNEVVDEQQDT is encoded by the exons ATGAAATCCAG tggcTCTCTGTTCACAAGGCAGAATCCCTTCCAACCAGCATCCAGAGTGGGAAAGGCACACTACCACCCATCCTGCAACCAGTCCCTctcaaaaaaacagaagaaaaca ACTTTAAGTCCAGTACATTCAAACCCGCAATCCAGTCCACAACTACACTCTCTGAGTCCAGAGAACCAACAGCCATCTAACAGATGTGACCCCCATTTTGCTGCACCAGATGGACAACATCTTTTTTCAGAGTCCTGGCCTACTACTGACTGCAGATCTTCTCCTGCAACATCATCTGACATGGAGATACCTGAACAGTCTGCAAGGGCAGGGAAATCCACCACTTCCTCTGAACTGGGAGTTCAGCAGGATTCAGTACTGGCAAA ATACATAGAACGTTTTCGTCACGGTCGACCACAGAGTCGAGAGGCGCGCCAGCAAATGGCTTCTGCAATCGGAGAGGAGCAGCTGCCTTTTTGGTGGATGTCACCATCATCTTTACCTCCCAGTTCAACACCAACtaaaacagcagacacag ATCTGAGAGATGATCACATGCCTGCCATTTTCAGTCCAGCTGGACAGCATCGACGTGACAGATCCCCTTCCCCATGCAGAGGATCTCTTAGT ATTTTGTCAGACACCTCCCTGGGTGAATTTGATGACACAGAGATACTACACCTTCAGGAGAGGGCCAGCAGACTTCTGCTGAGAGAGTATGAAGACCA TGCATGCATTCTGAGTGATGGATCTATCCCTGTCAGCTCAGAGGGCCTGGGGTGCTCAGATTTCTCTTCTCCAGTCAGCATAGATGAGCCAGTGCGACGACCTTTGATTCCTAGTTTAATAAAATCTACTACAG TGCAGGCCAGATCCAGATCCAACTCTGCTCAAAAATCTGTCCTTCCTTCTTTGGTGCCTCCCACACGTCCGGAAGAGGACATCTTGTTCCAGTGGCGTTTAAGGAGAAAGATGGAGCAGGCCAGAGAGTGGCCTCAGCCCCTGAACCACTCCAGTCATCAGTCTACCGCCTTTAGCTGGCAGGCACCCAGTTTAAGCCATCCCTCAACTGCTGGACAGGCTTACAAG CAACAACAGAGCACTCCACCTCCTGAACTCACACAAAGAAATACTCATCCACACGTCATTGCACCCCAGCCAGAAGTCAAAGAAGCGCACAGATCATGTCCCCCAGCATCAGGTCCACCTCCCTCTCCTGTCTATGTTGTCTCTGGCTCTTCTGTCTCTCAACCCCAGAGTGTTGCCCATGTTCCTGCCCATACGCATTTACTCTGTGATGTCTTACCCTGTCCCATCCAGTCATCTCATGCTCGTGCACAACAGAACATTTCACAGAGGTTAGACGAGTCCCACACCAAAGTTGTCAGTAAAAAGACCCAAATCCCTGGTAACTCAGCAGATATCATGACTGATGAACCTATTCGTGAACATATATCATCCTCAACATGTGCTTCATCTGGAGCTATAGAAGAAGAGTGGCCTCTTCACAACAGAAGGTTTGAGAGTaacaagaaagagaaagctcagagaaaagagtcagagaagacagagaagaagacggCAACGTCCATCAGAAGACAAAAGAAATCAACAAG ATATACTGTGGACAAGCAACATACGGATGGCCCCAGCTGTACAAAGAGGAGCTCTCCACGTCAAAGACTTCCAAAAAAGGTCATGCCATTGgctgaacagcagcaacaggaggGAAGCCAGAGCTTTTCCAGTGAGAGCTGTACTGGTGATTATGCACCACCACCTTCTCCAATCCACAGTGCCTTAGGACAG GTAGTTTCAGAGGTATTATTCTCTACGGTGGATTCATCACCTGCTCAGAGGTCCCCCGTCACTTTGGCTTCTCCTCCTTGtgctgcctctgcctctgcacCTCCACAATCCACAGTTCCTCCGTGTAATACACAGAACTCTATGGAGGTTATTTCACAGCTGCTGCAAGAGGCTGAAG attCAGATGAAAAGGAGTTTGATGACGACCCTTTGTTACAAGTCCTCCggaaacagagaaaatgggTAAAGGAGCAAATCag tgaAGTGGACTCTATGTTGAATGAAGTCGTGGATGAACAACAAGATACTTGA
- the proser3 gene encoding proline and serine-rich protein 3 isoform X3: MKSSGSLFTRQNPFQPASRVGKAHYHPSCNQSLSKKQKKTTLSPVHSNPQSSPQLHSLSPENQQPSNRCDPHFAAPDGQHLFSESWPTTDCRSSPATSSDMEIPEQSARAGKSTTSSELGVQQDSVLAKYIERFRHGRPQSREARQQMASAIGEEQLPFWWMSPSSLPPSSTPTKTADTDLRDDHMPAIFSPAGQHRRDRSPSPCRGSLSILSDTSLGEFDDTEILHLQERASRLLLREYEDHSEGLGCSDFSSPVSIDEPVRRPLIPSLIKSTTVQARSRSNSAQKSVLPSLVPPTRPEEDILFQWRLRRKMEQAREWPQPLNHSSHQSTAFSWQAPSLSHPSTAGQAYKQQQSTPPPELTQRNTHPHVIAPQPEVKEAHRSCPPASGPPPSPVYVVSGSSVSQPQSVAHVPAHTHLLCDVLPCPIQSSHARAQQNISQRLDESHTKVVSKKTQIPGNSADIMTDEPIREHISSSTCASSGAIEEEWPLHNRRFESNKKEKAQRKESEKTEKKTATSIRRQKKSTRYTVDKQHTDGPSCTKRSSPRQRLPKKVMPLAEQQQQEGSQSFSSESCTGDYAPPPSPIHSALGQVVSEVLFSTVDSSPAQRSPVTLASPPCAASASAPPQSTVPPCNTQNSMEVISQLLQEAEDSDEKEFDDDPLLQVLRKQRKWVKEQISEVDSMLNEVVDEQQDT; encoded by the exons ATGAAATCCAG tggcTCTCTGTTCACAAGGCAGAATCCCTTCCAACCAGCATCCAGAGTGGGAAAGGCACACTACCACCCATCCTGCAACCAGTCCCTctcaaaaaaacagaagaaaaca ACTTTAAGTCCAGTACATTCAAACCCGCAATCCAGTCCACAACTACACTCTCTGAGTCCAGAGAACCAACAGCCATCTAACAGATGTGACCCCCATTTTGCTGCACCAGATGGACAACATCTTTTTTCAGAGTCCTGGCCTACTACTGACTGCAGATCTTCTCCTGCAACATCATCTGACATGGAGATACCTGAACAGTCTGCAAGGGCAGGGAAATCCACCACTTCCTCTGAACTGGGAGTTCAGCAGGATTCAGTACTGGCAAA ATACATAGAACGTTTTCGTCACGGTCGACCACAGAGTCGAGAGGCGCGCCAGCAAATGGCTTCTGCAATCGGAGAGGAGCAGCTGCCTTTTTGGTGGATGTCACCATCATCTTTACCTCCCAGTTCAACACCAACtaaaacagcagacacag ATCTGAGAGATGATCACATGCCTGCCATTTTCAGTCCAGCTGGACAGCATCGACGTGACAGATCCCCTTCCCCATGCAGAGGATCTCTTAGT ATTTTGTCAGACACCTCCCTGGGTGAATTTGATGACACAGAGATACTACACCTTCAGGAGAGGGCCAGCAGACTTCTGCTGAGAGAGTATGAAGACCA CTCAGAGGGCCTGGGGTGCTCAGATTTCTCTTCTCCAGTCAGCATAGATGAGCCAGTGCGACGACCTTTGATTCCTAGTTTAATAAAATCTACTACAG TGCAGGCCAGATCCAGATCCAACTCTGCTCAAAAATCTGTCCTTCCTTCTTTGGTGCCTCCCACACGTCCGGAAGAGGACATCTTGTTCCAGTGGCGTTTAAGGAGAAAGATGGAGCAGGCCAGAGAGTGGCCTCAGCCCCTGAACCACTCCAGTCATCAGTCTACCGCCTTTAGCTGGCAGGCACCCAGTTTAAGCCATCCCTCAACTGCTGGACAGGCTTACAAG CAACAACAGAGCACTCCACCTCCTGAACTCACACAAAGAAATACTCATCCACACGTCATTGCACCCCAGCCAGAAGTCAAAGAAGCGCACAGATCATGTCCCCCAGCATCAGGTCCACCTCCCTCTCCTGTCTATGTTGTCTCTGGCTCTTCTGTCTCTCAACCCCAGAGTGTTGCCCATGTTCCTGCCCATACGCATTTACTCTGTGATGTCTTACCCTGTCCCATCCAGTCATCTCATGCTCGTGCACAACAGAACATTTCACAGAGGTTAGACGAGTCCCACACCAAAGTTGTCAGTAAAAAGACCCAAATCCCTGGTAACTCAGCAGATATCATGACTGATGAACCTATTCGTGAACATATATCATCCTCAACATGTGCTTCATCTGGAGCTATAGAAGAAGAGTGGCCTCTTCACAACAGAAGGTTTGAGAGTaacaagaaagagaaagctcagagaaaagagtcagagaagacagagaagaagacggCAACGTCCATCAGAAGACAAAAGAAATCAACAAG ATATACTGTGGACAAGCAACATACGGATGGCCCCAGCTGTACAAAGAGGAGCTCTCCACGTCAAAGACTTCCAAAAAAGGTCATGCCATTGgctgaacagcagcaacaggaggGAAGCCAGAGCTTTTCCAGTGAGAGCTGTACTGGTGATTATGCACCACCACCTTCTCCAATCCACAGTGCCTTAGGACAG GTAGTTTCAGAGGTATTATTCTCTACGGTGGATTCATCACCTGCTCAGAGGTCCCCCGTCACTTTGGCTTCTCCTCCTTGtgctgcctctgcctctgcacCTCCACAATCCACAGTTCCTCCGTGTAATACACAGAACTCTATGGAGGTTATTTCACAGCTGCTGCAAGAGGCTGAAG attCAGATGAAAAGGAGTTTGATGACGACCCTTTGTTACAAGTCCTCCggaaacagagaaaatgggTAAAGGAGCAAATCag tgaAGTGGACTCTATGTTGAATGAAGTCGTGGATGAACAACAAGATACTTGA
- the proser3 gene encoding proline and serine-rich protein 3 isoform X2: MKSSGSLFTRQNPFQPASRVGKAHYHPSCNQSLSKKQKKTTLSPVHSNPQSSPQLHSLSPENQQPSNRCDPHFAAPDGQHLFSESWPTTDCRSSPATSSDMEIPEQSARAGKSTTSSELGVQQDSVLAKYIERFRHGRPQSREARQQMASAIGEEQLPFWWMSPSSLPPSSTPTKTADTDLRDDHMPAIFSPAGQHRRDRSPSPCRGSLSILSDTSLGEFDDTEILHLQERASRLLLRDACILSDGSIPVSSEGLGCSDFSSPVSIDEPVRRPLIPSLIKSTTVQARSRSNSAQKSVLPSLVPPTRPEEDILFQWRLRRKMEQAREWPQPLNHSSHQSTAFSWQAPSLSHPSTAGQAYKQQQSTPPPELTQRNTHPHVIAPQPEVKEAHRSCPPASGPPPSPVYVVSGSSVSQPQSVAHVPAHTHLLCDVLPCPIQSSHARAQQNISQRLDESHTKVVSKKTQIPGNSADIMTDEPIREHISSSTCASSGAIEEEWPLHNRRFESNKKEKAQRKESEKTEKKTATSIRRQKKSTRYTVDKQHTDGPSCTKRSSPRQRLPKKVMPLAEQQQQEGSQSFSSESCTGDYAPPPSPIHSALGQVVSEVLFSTVDSSPAQRSPVTLASPPCAASASAPPQSTVPPCNTQNSMEVISQLLQEAEDSDEKEFDDDPLLQVLRKQRKWVKEQISEVDSMLNEVVDEQQDT, encoded by the exons ATGAAATCCAG tggcTCTCTGTTCACAAGGCAGAATCCCTTCCAACCAGCATCCAGAGTGGGAAAGGCACACTACCACCCATCCTGCAACCAGTCCCTctcaaaaaaacagaagaaaaca ACTTTAAGTCCAGTACATTCAAACCCGCAATCCAGTCCACAACTACACTCTCTGAGTCCAGAGAACCAACAGCCATCTAACAGATGTGACCCCCATTTTGCTGCACCAGATGGACAACATCTTTTTTCAGAGTCCTGGCCTACTACTGACTGCAGATCTTCTCCTGCAACATCATCTGACATGGAGATACCTGAACAGTCTGCAAGGGCAGGGAAATCCACCACTTCCTCTGAACTGGGAGTTCAGCAGGATTCAGTACTGGCAAA ATACATAGAACGTTTTCGTCACGGTCGACCACAGAGTCGAGAGGCGCGCCAGCAAATGGCTTCTGCAATCGGAGAGGAGCAGCTGCCTTTTTGGTGGATGTCACCATCATCTTTACCTCCCAGTTCAACACCAACtaaaacagcagacacag ATCTGAGAGATGATCACATGCCTGCCATTTTCAGTCCAGCTGGACAGCATCGACGTGACAGATCCCCTTCCCCATGCAGAGGATCTCTTAGT ATTTTGTCAGACACCTCCCTGGGTGAATTTGATGACACAGAGATACTACACCTTCAGGAGAGGGCCAGCAGACTTCTGCTGAGAGA TGCATGCATTCTGAGTGATGGATCTATCCCTGTCAGCTCAGAGGGCCTGGGGTGCTCAGATTTCTCTTCTCCAGTCAGCATAGATGAGCCAGTGCGACGACCTTTGATTCCTAGTTTAATAAAATCTACTACAG TGCAGGCCAGATCCAGATCCAACTCTGCTCAAAAATCTGTCCTTCCTTCTTTGGTGCCTCCCACACGTCCGGAAGAGGACATCTTGTTCCAGTGGCGTTTAAGGAGAAAGATGGAGCAGGCCAGAGAGTGGCCTCAGCCCCTGAACCACTCCAGTCATCAGTCTACCGCCTTTAGCTGGCAGGCACCCAGTTTAAGCCATCCCTCAACTGCTGGACAGGCTTACAAG CAACAACAGAGCACTCCACCTCCTGAACTCACACAAAGAAATACTCATCCACACGTCATTGCACCCCAGCCAGAAGTCAAAGAAGCGCACAGATCATGTCCCCCAGCATCAGGTCCACCTCCCTCTCCTGTCTATGTTGTCTCTGGCTCTTCTGTCTCTCAACCCCAGAGTGTTGCCCATGTTCCTGCCCATACGCATTTACTCTGTGATGTCTTACCCTGTCCCATCCAGTCATCTCATGCTCGTGCACAACAGAACATTTCACAGAGGTTAGACGAGTCCCACACCAAAGTTGTCAGTAAAAAGACCCAAATCCCTGGTAACTCAGCAGATATCATGACTGATGAACCTATTCGTGAACATATATCATCCTCAACATGTGCTTCATCTGGAGCTATAGAAGAAGAGTGGCCTCTTCACAACAGAAGGTTTGAGAGTaacaagaaagagaaagctcagagaaaagagtcagagaagacagagaagaagacggCAACGTCCATCAGAAGACAAAAGAAATCAACAAG ATATACTGTGGACAAGCAACATACGGATGGCCCCAGCTGTACAAAGAGGAGCTCTCCACGTCAAAGACTTCCAAAAAAGGTCATGCCATTGgctgaacagcagcaacaggaggGAAGCCAGAGCTTTTCCAGTGAGAGCTGTACTGGTGATTATGCACCACCACCTTCTCCAATCCACAGTGCCTTAGGACAG GTAGTTTCAGAGGTATTATTCTCTACGGTGGATTCATCACCTGCTCAGAGGTCCCCCGTCACTTTGGCTTCTCCTCCTTGtgctgcctctgcctctgcacCTCCACAATCCACAGTTCCTCCGTGTAATACACAGAACTCTATGGAGGTTATTTCACAGCTGCTGCAAGAGGCTGAAG attCAGATGAAAAGGAGTTTGATGACGACCCTTTGTTACAAGTCCTCCggaaacagagaaaatgggTAAAGGAGCAAATCag tgaAGTGGACTCTATGTTGAATGAAGTCGTGGATGAACAACAAGATACTTGA
- the LOC130171857 gene encoding chemerin-like receptor 1 isoform X2: MVNVSITSNSSTTSGLDSTGRYNYLAIATMVIYSVIFLVGTMGNGLVIYVTGCRMKKTVNSIWFLNLALADFLFTAFLLFMIISVSQDYQWHFGHFMCKLNNFVGVVNMFASVFLLMAISLDRCLSIWVVVWAQNKRTTRKAQIITAVIWVAAVKKLKQSICVVLESALAEDRLSLMSSRSLSSHLSRISRKSESAAPTERKGTGTSLNFTECKVLETGERETLSTE, from the exons ATGGTGAATG TCAGCATCACTTCCAATTCAAGCACCACATCTGGGTTGGACTCGACTGGCAGATACAATTACTTGGCTATAGCCACTATGGTCATCTACTCTGTGATATTTCTGGTTGGGACAATGGGCAATGGTTTGGTCATCTATGTGACAGGCTGCAGAATGAAGAAAACGGTTAACTCAATTTGGTTTCTCAACCTGGCCCTGGCTGACTTCCTCTTTACAGCCTTCCTGCTTTTCATGATCATCAGTGTCTCTCAGGATTACCAATGGCATTTTGGACATTTCATGTGCAAGCTCAACAACTTTGTGGGTGTAGTCAACATGTTTGCCAGCGTCTTTCTTCTGATGGCCATAAGTCTGGACCGTTGTCTGTCCATCTGGGTGGTGGTGTGGGCACAAAACAAGCGGACGACTCGCAAAGCTCAGATCATAACTGCTGTCATCTGGGTGGCTGCTGTG AAGAAGCTCAAGCAGTCCATATGCGTAGTCTTAGAGAGTGCCCTGGCAGAGGACCGCCTGTCACTTATGTCCTCTCGCTCCTTGTCCTCCCACCTCTCACGGATTTCCCGGAAGTCTGAATCTGCTGCACCTACAGAGAGGAAAGGCACAGGCACTTCCTTAAACTTCACAGAATGCAAAGTGCTCGAAACTGGGGAGAGGGAAACACTGAGCACTGAATAA
- the lin37 gene encoding protein lin-37 homolog isoform X2: MHHVKIKTERPDLEGAGARSRLDAVLKGLVEKSENEREQNEGDTGKISSDALNKDLSPSSAGKRPSARFPQHRRKKRKEMDEGIPESNQHKQNAYIIKLFDRSVDLAQFNTSTPLYPICRAWMRNNPSVREPAASPSPPHSMVEEEVTDMINGKGQNVYRLPPPSSCPNSNSGEPINLRIPHTEKSTVTKLTDSVPVSGSLICDHMERWKKIRQKWKECSNKNQLRYSESIKILKEMKELYDR; the protein is encoded by the exons ATGCATCACGTCAAGATCAAGACTGAAAGGCCAG ATTTAGAGGGGGCTGGTGCTCGCAGCAGATTGGATGCTGTGTTAAAAGGACTGGTTGAGAAGAGTGAGAATGAAAG GGAGCAAAATGAGGGTGACACTGGAAAAATATCATCGGACGCTTTAAACAA GGATTTGTCTCCATCATCTGCTGGAAAAAG ACCTTCAGCTCGATTTCCACAGCATcgaaggaagaagagaaaagaaatggatgAGGGCATACCAGAGAGCAACCAGCATAAACAAA ATGCTTACATTATTAAGTTGTTTGATCGGAGTGTGGATTTGGCTCAGTTCAACACTAGCACCCCACTGTATCCTATCTGCCGTGCCTGGATGAGAAACAACCCGTCTGTTCGAGAGCCAGCTGCTTCCCCGAGCCCCCCACACAGCATGGTAGAGGAAGAG GTCACGGACATGATCAATGGTAAAGGCCAGAATGTGTACAGactccctcctccatcctcttgTCCAAACAGCAATTCTGGTGAACCCATCAATCTCAGGATCCCACATACTGAAAAATCCACTGTTACCAAG TTGACAGATTCAGTCCCTGTATCAGGTTCTCTCATATGTGACCACATGGAACGTTGGAAAAAGATAAGGCAAAA ATGGAAGGAGTGCTCCAACAAGAACCAACTAAGATACAGTGAGAGTATCAAGATCCTAAAGGAGATGAAGGAGCTCTATGATCGCTAA
- the lin37 gene encoding protein lin-37 homolog isoform X1, whose amino-acid sequence MHHVKIKTERPDLEGAGARSRLDAVLKGLVEKSENEREQNEGDTGKISSDALNKDLSPSSAGKRQVPSARFPQHRRKKRKEMDEGIPESNQHKQNAYIIKLFDRSVDLAQFNTSTPLYPICRAWMRNNPSVREPAASPSPPHSMVEEEVTDMINGKGQNVYRLPPPSSCPNSNSGEPINLRIPHTEKSTVTKLTDSVPVSGSLICDHMERWKKIRQKWKECSNKNQLRYSESIKILKEMKELYDR is encoded by the exons ATGCATCACGTCAAGATCAAGACTGAAAGGCCAG ATTTAGAGGGGGCTGGTGCTCGCAGCAGATTGGATGCTGTGTTAAAAGGACTGGTTGAGAAGAGTGAGAATGAAAG GGAGCAAAATGAGGGTGACACTGGAAAAATATCATCGGACGCTTTAAACAA GGATTTGTCTCCATCATCTGCTGGAAAAAGGCAAGT ACCTTCAGCTCGATTTCCACAGCATcgaaggaagaagagaaaagaaatggatgAGGGCATACCAGAGAGCAACCAGCATAAACAAA ATGCTTACATTATTAAGTTGTTTGATCGGAGTGTGGATTTGGCTCAGTTCAACACTAGCACCCCACTGTATCCTATCTGCCGTGCCTGGATGAGAAACAACCCGTCTGTTCGAGAGCCAGCTGCTTCCCCGAGCCCCCCACACAGCATGGTAGAGGAAGAG GTCACGGACATGATCAATGGTAAAGGCCAGAATGTGTACAGactccctcctccatcctcttgTCCAAACAGCAATTCTGGTGAACCCATCAATCTCAGGATCCCACATACTGAAAAATCCACTGTTACCAAG TTGACAGATTCAGTCCCTGTATCAGGTTCTCTCATATGTGACCACATGGAACGTTGGAAAAAGATAAGGCAAAA ATGGAAGGAGTGCTCCAACAAGAACCAACTAAGATACAGTGAGAGTATCAAGATCCTAAAGGAGATGAAGGAGCTCTATGATCGCTAA
- the hspb6 gene encoding heat shock protein beta-6 gives MDFILPPTLPAGGIPWEKVLPPLIPRLNGTYGQYNWSPKLLIPETDNTSPAEVNCDDTGFTVQVDVKHFNPEDLMVKVIGDFIEVQGKHEEKKDGPGFTTRQFSRRYRIPKGVDTMALESAVSPDGILIISAPMLENDNSRSLT, from the exons ATGGACTTCATCCTGCCACCTACTCTGCCAGCCGGTGGTATCCCATGGGAGAAGGTTTTACCACCTCTCATTCCTCGGCTGAATGGTACCTATGGACAATATAATTGGTCTCCGAAATTACTGATACCAGAGACTGATAATACCAGCCCTGCAGAG GTGAACTGTGATGACACTGGATTTACAGTTCAAGTTGATGTTAAGCATTTCAACCCAGAGGACCTCATGGTTAAAGTCATAGGGGACTTTATAGAGGTTCAAGGAAAGCATGAAGAAAAGAAG GATGGTCCTGGGTTTACAACACGGCAGTTTAGCCGCCGCTACCGAATCCCAAAGGGAGTGGACACCATGGCTTTGGAGTCAGCAGTCTCTCCAGATGGCATCCTTATCATATCTGCACCTATGCTGGAAAATGACAACTCCAGATCCCTGACCTAA